One part of the Vitis riparia cultivar Riparia Gloire de Montpellier isolate 1030 chromosome 8, EGFV_Vit.rip_1.0, whole genome shotgun sequence genome encodes these proteins:
- the LOC117920007 gene encoding probable carboxylesterase 6, whose translation MVSDKKLVQEVTGWLKVFDDGSVDRTWTGPPEARFMTEPVPPHHEFKNGVATSDVIIDPTSGLTVRIYLPEKKPGDEDKLPVLLHFHGGGFCVSQADWYIYYHTYTVLAIRARVICVSVYLRRAPENRLPAACEDGYSALLWLQCVAKGQSEQPWLHSHADFTRVFLIGDSSGGNLVHQVAAVGGKMQLSPLRLAGGVMIHPGFVRSERSKSELQQEDSPFLTLEMVDKFLKLALPVGSNKEHPITCPMGAAAPPISDLKLPPLLLCVAEKDQLMDTEMEYYEAMKKGGKDVELLINMGVGHSFYLDKIALLTDPHTAAQADHLIAGITDFIKNH comes from the coding sequence ATGGTCTCTGATAAGAAGCTTGTTCAAGAGGTAACCGGATGGCTAAAGGTGTTTGATGATGGCTCTGTGGATCGAACATGGACTGGTCCGCCTGAGGCCAGGTTCATGACCGAGCCTGTACCCCCACACCATGAGTTCAAGAACGGAGTTGCCACTTCTGATGTGATCATCGACCCTACTTCCGGCCTTACTGTCCGAATTTATCTACCGGAGAAGAAACCGGGAGATGAGGATAAGCTTCCCGTCCTCCTCCATTTCCATGGAGGTGGCTTTTGCGTAAGCCAAGCTGATTGGTACATCTACTACCACACTTACACCGTGCTTGCAATCAGGGCCAGAGTCATTTGCGTCTCCGTCTACCTCCGGCGAGCTCCGGAAAACCGGCTTCCGGCTGCTTGTGAAGATGGTTACTCTGCTCTTCTTTGGCTTCAATGCGTGGCAAAAGGCCAATCGGAGCAGCCATGGCTGCACTCTCATGCAGATTTCACACGTGTTTTCCTCATTGGAGATAGCTCAGGAGGAAACCTAGTTCACCAGGTGGCTGCAGTCGGGGGGAAGATGCAACTGAGCCCCCTGAGACTGGCCGGAGGAGTTATGATCCACCCGGGCTTCGTCCGGTCCGAGAGGAGCAAGTCAGAACTACAACAAGAGGACTCTCCCTTCCTAACCCTAGAGATGGTGGACAAGTTCTTGAAGTTGGCACTTCCGGTTGGAAGCAACAAAGAACACCCAATTACATGCCCAATGGGGGCGGCAGCGCCACCGATCAGCGATCTGAAACTTCCACCGCTGCTGCTTTGCGTGGCGGAGAAGGACCAGCTCATGGACACAGAGATGGAGTACTATGAGGCCATGAAGAAAGGTGGCAAGGACGTTGAGCTGCTGATTAACATGGGAGTGGGTCACAGCTTCTATCTTGACAAGATCGCCTTGCTCACTGACCCCCACACAGCTGCCCAAGCTGATCATCTCATTGCCGGGATCACAGATTTCATCAAAAACCACTGA